One Calditrichia bacterium DNA window includes the following coding sequences:
- a CDS encoding outer membrane protein transport protein translates to MPGITGAYSKKIDLLFDDARLNQTIPEDYENSYQIRLGAHYDLNTIWQLRAGYIYDKTPQPIQSVSPLLPDDTRNDYSVGVGYKAGKFNVDAGYMFVDIGKRSTVEDGVGKTTTALMANIIPGQIYSC, encoded by the coding sequence ATGCCTGGTATAACTGGAGCGTATTCGAAGAAAATCGACCTTTTGTTCGATGATGCCCGCCTGAATCAAACCATCCCGGAAGATTACGAGAATTCTTATCAAATCCGGTTGGGCGCCCATTATGACCTGAACACAATCTGGCAATTACGCGCCGGGTATATTTATGATAAAACTCCGCAGCCGATCCAATCTGTCAGCCCGTTGCTGCCGGACGACACCCGCAACGACTATTCCGTTGGTGTTGGGTATAAAGCAGGCAAATTTAATGTGGACGCCGGATATATGTTTGTGGACATTGGCAAACGTTCCACCGTCGAAGACGGCGTTGGCAAAACGACAACGGCTTTAATGGCGAATATAATTCCCGGGCAGATTTATTCATGCTGA
- a CDS encoding serine hydroxymethyltransferase → MLDHLKAFDPEVFAAIQGEVQRENTTLELIASENFVSQAVLETAGCVMTNKYAEGYPSKRYYGGCEFVDIAEDLARDRAKALFGAEYANVQPHAGAQANQAVYFTFCQPGDTVLGMNLAHGGHLTHGSPVNFSGKLYNIVPYGVGKDTGRIDMDEVAKKAREHKPRLIIVGASAYSRFYEFDKFREIADEVGAILWADIAHPAGLIAAGVHPSPIPFCDVVTTTTHKTLRGPRGGMILMGKDRENKMGIVAPKSGRVKMLSEIMDSTVMPGIQGGPLMHIIAAKAVAFKEALQPEFKAYAKQVIKNAQALASALVENGYKIVSGGTENHVMLVDLTESGVTGRDAEDALHEAGITVNKNMVPFDSRSPFVTSGIRLGAAALTTRGFTEDEMKRIAQMIDRVLKNVGNETVYAQVRGEIAEMCKGFPLYDFGKMKS, encoded by the coding sequence ATGTTAGATCATTTGAAAGCGTTCGATCCGGAGGTGTTTGCGGCAATTCAGGGAGAAGTTCAGCGGGAAAATACCACGCTGGAATTGATCGCATCGGAAAATTTTGTTAGCCAGGCCGTGCTGGAAACCGCCGGTTGTGTGATGACCAATAAATACGCCGAAGGCTACCCGTCCAAACGGTATTACGGCGGTTGCGAATTTGTGGACATAGCCGAAGACCTTGCACGGGATCGCGCCAAAGCGCTGTTCGGTGCGGAATATGCGAATGTTCAACCGCATGCCGGTGCGCAGGCAAATCAGGCGGTGTATTTCACATTTTGCCAACCCGGCGATACGGTTTTGGGAATGAATCTCGCGCACGGCGGTCATTTGACCCACGGCAGCCCGGTTAATTTTTCTGGCAAACTATACAATATTGTCCCTTACGGCGTCGGTAAAGATACCGGGCGAATTGATATGGATGAGGTCGCCAAAAAAGCCCGCGAGCACAAACCGCGATTAATTATCGTTGGTGCCAGCGCATACAGCCGTTTTTATGAATTTGATAAATTCCGGGAAATTGCCGATGAAGTGGGTGCGATTTTATGGGCAGATATTGCCCATCCGGCCGGACTCATTGCTGCCGGTGTGCATCCCTCGCCGATTCCGTTCTGCGATGTCGTAACCACTACTACCCACAAAACCCTGCGGGGTCCGCGCGGTGGGATGATTTTGATGGGCAAAGATCGCGAAAATAAAATGGGCATTGTCGCACCGAAATCCGGGCGGGTGAAAATGCTTTCCGAAATAATGGACAGCACCGTGATGCCAGGGATTCAGGGTGGACCGCTGATGCACATCATCGCTGCGAAAGCTGTTGCATTTAAAGAAGCATTGCAGCCGGAGTTTAAAGCTTATGCCAAACAGGTGATCAAAAATGCGCAAGCTTTGGCAAGTGCACTGGTGGAAAATGGTTACAAAATCGTTTCCGGCGGAACAGAAAATCACGTGATGCTGGTCGATTTGACCGAAAGCGGCGTTACCGGCCGCGATGCGGAAGATGCGCTGCACGAAGCAGGAATTACCGTGAACAAAAATATGGTGCCGTTCGATTCGCGCAGCCCGTTTGTCACCAGCGGCATCCGGTTGGGCGCCGCCGCGCTGACCACTCGCGGATTCACTGAAGATGAAATGAAACGCATTGCACAAATGATCGATCGGGTGCTCAAAAATGTGGGCAACGAAACGGTGTACGCCCAGGTTCGCGGCGAAATCGCCGAAATGTGCAAAGGTTTCCCGCTGTATGATTTTGGAAAAATGAAATCGTAA
- a CDS encoding DNA alkylation repair protein, with product MAKQVGKNHELAMELWHETNYDAKILAILIDEAKQVTREQVDRQVAELTPWSLTHVYCSTLLPKVGFLVPLAEDWMTNSDSLKRSCGFQLLYQIAKNDKKLPDDYFLPYIERIERELQTEENFVKDGMNSALLMIGQRSKPLYERSVAAARAIGKVTVDYGDNSCQAMDVLAHLTGDRIRNKFSA from the coding sequence TTGGCCAAACAGGTTGGCAAAAATCACGAACTGGCAATGGAATTGTGGCATGAAACCAACTATGACGCAAAAATATTGGCAATTCTGATTGATGAAGCGAAACAAGTTACCCGTGAACAGGTTGACCGGCAGGTTGCAGAGCTTACACCCTGGTCTTTGACGCACGTGTATTGCAGCACGCTTCTCCCAAAAGTCGGATTTTTGGTGCCGCTTGCCGAAGATTGGATGACCAACAGCGACAGCCTGAAACGCAGTTGCGGCTTCCAGTTGCTTTACCAGATCGCCAAAAATGACAAAAAATTGCCCGATGACTATTTTTTGCCCTATATCGAACGCATCGAACGGGAGTTGCAAACGGAGGAAAATTTTGTAAAAGATGGAATGAATAGCGCGTTACTGATGATTGGGCAGCGCAGCAAACCGCTGTACGAACGCAGCGTTGCCGCCGCCCGCGCTATCGGCAAAGTAACGGTGGATTACGGCGACAATTCCTGCCAGGCGATGGACGTGCTGGCGCATCTCACCGGCGACCGTATCCGCAACAAATTTTCGGCATAA
- a CDS encoding tetratricopeptide repeat protein, with amino-acid sequence MKSTQGFLLFLATTLLMINISGFAQEEESEPADCRPASLESPYDKFKDDSLDPQQVNIWYSYAYENYKHEQWEKAVSYYWKVMVNDQTGRLEKVTYGKLVDCYKNIGKTASDNKVYLDSTFLVIYRGLEKYPDNASLHFHAGNLHRGLGQSECAIPHYQEMVKAYPKEVNYLKALVDLYLDVDDEQAIDAQKKVTEMDPSLEEQLKYKNILERFGRDPMKAVVEAFEKDSTNLTVCINLATEALQRGSYELVLRAAAAGLKIESNNVPLLDSQAKAFEGLGRMNDAISSYREITNADPDNVNAYCSLALAYASVKNFSAAKSQVNKAISMDSQNGLPFITLGQIIEEAIDYCSNKRGKNEYNYDDNLAFEIAGREYAKAKRDPNYAARADSRINALKPFYRTKEQVFLRQNNTTIKDACYTSWLSY; translated from the coding sequence ATGAAGTCAACGCAAGGTTTTTTATTATTTTTGGCGACAACATTGTTGATGATAAACATATCCGGGTTTGCCCAGGAAGAAGAATCCGAACCCGCTGATTGTCGTCCCGCCAGCCTTGAATCGCCGTACGATAAATTTAAAGACGACAGCCTCGATCCCCAGCAGGTGAACATTTGGTATAGCTACGCTTACGAAAATTACAAACATGAGCAGTGGGAAAAAGCCGTTTCTTATTACTGGAAAGTAATGGTAAACGACCAAACCGGACGTCTGGAAAAAGTAACCTACGGCAAACTGGTCGATTGTTACAAAAATATCGGTAAAACAGCCAGCGACAACAAAGTATATCTGGACAGCACATTTTTGGTTATTTATCGCGGGCTGGAAAAATATCCGGATAACGCCAGCCTCCATTTCCATGCCGGCAACCTGCATCGCGGGCTCGGGCAAAGCGAATGCGCCATTCCGCATTATCAGGAAATGGTCAAAGCATATCCGAAAGAAGTAAATTATCTGAAAGCACTGGTTGACCTTTATTTGGATGTTGATGACGAACAAGCCATCGACGCCCAGAAAAAAGTGACGGAAATGGATCCTTCACTGGAAGAGCAGCTCAAATACAAAAATATTTTGGAACGCTTTGGTCGCGATCCGATGAAAGCCGTTGTCGAAGCTTTTGAAAAAGACAGCACCAATTTGACCGTCTGCATTAACCTGGCAACCGAAGCGTTGCAACGGGGCAGCTACGAACTGGTGTTGCGCGCTGCTGCCGCAGGATTGAAAATTGAATCCAACAATGTTCCGCTGCTGGATTCCCAGGCGAAGGCTTTCGAAGGTTTGGGCAGAATGAACGATGCCATATCCAGCTATCGAGAAATTACCAATGCCGATCCGGACAATGTAAATGCGTATTGCTCTCTGGCGTTGGCTTATGCCAGTGTCAAAAATTTTTCCGCGGCAAAATCGCAGGTGAACAAAGCTATTTCGATGGATTCCCAAAACGGATTGCCGTTTATCACGCTCGGGCAAATTATTGAAGAAGCGATCGATTATTGCTCCAACAAACGCGGCAAAAACGAATACAATTATGATGATAATCTGGCATTCGAAATCGCCGGACGTGAATATGCCAAAGCCAAACGCGACCCGAATTACGCGGCGCGTGCCGATAGCCGCATTAATGCGCTGAAGCCGTTTTACCGCACCAAAGAGCAAGTTTTTCTTCGCCAGAACAACACGACCATCAAAGATGCCTGCTACACAAGCTGGTTATCTTATTAA
- the galT gene encoding galactose-1-phosphate uridylyltransferase: MPEFRKDPISGRWVIISTDRGSRPSEFLTHIQHNPNQDSPFSPGNEAQTPPEVLAFRLPETLPDTPGWSLRVVPNKYPAIHTNGDTKTGDMQSDEWFSNIPASGIHEVIIESTDVKEKFSTMDTGQIFDVLRAYQKRIRSIKQDTRWQYVQIFKNHGYLAGATLHHPHSQLMALPFIPQVVQTELDAAETHFRHHNRCIFCDLHQQELKNKDRVIIEGELFSVISAYAARFSYECWILPKAHLAHFELAGEKKLRELSIVLKDIIQRLDTLLSNPAYNMILHTAPLQSADTEHYHWHLEILPRLAFVAGFEQSSGVYINSTSPEHAAQQLREIVTKSLPLRGM; this comes from the coding sequence ATGCCAGAATTTCGCAAAGATCCCATCTCCGGTAGATGGGTCATTATATCGACTGACCGTGGAAGCCGACCATCGGAGTTTTTGACGCACATACAGCACAATCCCAATCAAGATTCGCCTTTTTCGCCGGGAAACGAAGCGCAAACCCCGCCGGAAGTGCTGGCCTTTCGATTGCCGGAAACATTGCCAGATACACCGGGCTGGTCATTACGGGTTGTACCAAACAAGTATCCTGCCATCCACACAAATGGCGATACGAAAACCGGTGATATGCAGAGCGACGAATGGTTTTCGAATATTCCGGCAAGCGGTATTCACGAAGTAATTATCGAATCGACGGATGTCAAAGAAAAATTTTCAACAATGGATACCGGGCAGATTTTTGATGTGCTCCGGGCGTATCAGAAACGAATCCGATCGATCAAACAAGATACACGCTGGCAGTATGTCCAGATTTTCAAAAATCATGGTTATTTGGCGGGCGCAACGCTGCACCACCCGCATTCACAACTGATGGCATTGCCGTTTATCCCGCAAGTTGTTCAAACAGAGCTGGATGCGGCAGAAACACATTTTCGACATCACAACCGCTGTATTTTTTGCGACCTGCATCAGCAGGAACTAAAAAATAAGGATCGCGTAATTATTGAGGGTGAATTGTTTTCGGTAATTTCGGCTTATGCTGCACGGTTTTCATACGAATGCTGGATTTTGCCCAAAGCTCACCTGGCGCATTTCGAACTGGCCGGAGAGAAAAAATTGCGTGAACTATCGATCGTATTGAAAGACATTATCCAAAGGCTGGACACATTGCTCAGCAATCCTGCCTACAATATGATATTACACACCGCCCCGCTCCAATCGGCAGATACGGAACACTATCACTGGCATTTGGAAATTCTGCCACGACTGGCATTTGTGGCCGGATTTGAACAAAGCAGTGGCGTGTACATCAATTCGACATCTCCCGAACATGCCGCACAGCAGTTACGGGAAATTGTCACAAAATCGTTACCATTAAGAGGAATGTAA
- a CDS encoding glycogen synthase, whose product MKSFKVCYVSSEITPFAKTSIANGLAATSSALPTALKEMEQDIRLMMPKYKSINDRKYVLREVIRLREVNIQLGDATRVGNGKTAFLPNSKVHVYFLSVPELFDRKGFYVDPQSGEPYEDNAERFGFFCKSVLETLKLLYWQPDIIHCADWSTALIPFYLKTLYKDDEFFENTRTVLTVHNLSQQGVFDKKIAKTIGIDSEHVKSGAALELEGKLNFLKGGLLFSDIINLTSSSLTTNLLANGDPAFGMAEVLKKRKKDIFGIASGADYATWNPLEDKLLTAQFDAKTLAKRLENKSTLATELRLNDDSKIPLVGVMLNFQIADDVRLVQETLPGLLKDDVQAVVLNTGEFRSITELKDLQKQFPGKLALRERMDKRIAHLLLGSADITFIPSEISAGEQFHLNSMRYGAIPVVQHSGSLADTIHQFSIENGKGNGFCFDSPTAEIALEAIQNALQIRDSAKAWARVQRNAMKTDFSWETTAKDYLKLYEKAQKK is encoded by the coding sequence ATGAAGTCGTTTAAAGTCTGCTACGTTTCATCGGAAATTACTCCCTTTGCCAAAACATCGATCGCCAACGGACTGGCTGCAACGTCCAGCGCGTTGCCTACGGCGTTAAAAGAAATGGAGCAGGACATTCGTTTGATGATGCCCAAATACAAATCGATCAACGACCGAAAATATGTCCTGCGCGAAGTGATTCGCCTTCGGGAAGTAAACATACAACTGGGTGACGCCACCCGGGTTGGCAACGGGAAAACGGCATTTTTACCCAATTCCAAAGTTCACGTTTATTTTTTATCCGTTCCGGAACTGTTTGACCGCAAAGGATTTTATGTCGATCCGCAATCCGGCGAACCATATGAAGACAACGCGGAACGCTTCGGCTTTTTTTGCAAATCCGTACTGGAAACGCTAAAGCTGCTTTACTGGCAACCGGATATCATCCATTGTGCAGACTGGAGCACGGCGCTCATTCCATTCTATTTGAAAACGCTTTACAAAGATGACGAATTTTTCGAAAACACCCGCACGGTTCTCACAGTGCACAACCTTTCGCAACAAGGTGTATTTGATAAAAAAATCGCTAAAACCATTGGCATCGACAGCGAACATGTAAAAAGCGGCGCAGCACTGGAACTGGAAGGAAAACTGAATTTTCTGAAAGGCGGGTTACTCTTTTCAGACATTATCAACCTGACCAGCAGCAGCCTCACTACCAACCTGCTCGCCAATGGCGATCCGGCATTCGGAATGGCAGAAGTGCTCAAAAAACGCAAAAAAGATATTTTCGGGATTGCCTCCGGGGCAGATTACGCAACCTGGAATCCGCTCGAAGATAAGCTGCTCACCGCCCAATTCGATGCAAAAACACTCGCGAAGCGGCTGGAAAACAAATCCACACTCGCAACCGAACTGCGACTTAACGATGACAGCAAAATTCCGTTGGTTGGCGTAATGCTTAACTTCCAGATTGCGGATGACGTAAGGTTGGTGCAGGAAACGTTACCGGGATTGCTGAAAGACGATGTGCAAGCCGTTGTGCTAAACACCGGAGAATTTCGCTCGATTACCGAACTAAAAGATCTGCAGAAACAATTTCCCGGCAAACTGGCACTCCGGGAACGTATGGATAAACGCATCGCCCACTTGCTGCTTGGCAGTGCGGATATCACCTTTATCCCATCGGAAATATCCGCCGGCGAACAATTTCATTTGAACAGCATGCGCTATGGTGCGATTCCGGTAGTCCAGCACAGCGGCAGCCTGGCAGATACCATTCACCAATTTTCCATCGAAAACGGAAAAGGCAACGGCTTCTGCTTCGATTCACCAACTGCCGAAATCGCTTTGGAAGCCATCCAGAATGCACTGCAAATCCGGGATTCCGCAAAAGCCTGGGCACGCGTTCAGCGAAACGCCATGAAAACCGATTTTTCCTGGGAGACAACTGCAAAAGATTATCTTAAACTGTACGAAAAGGCTCAAAAAAAATAA
- a CDS encoding HDIG domain-containing protein gives MKNWHKRWKNFVNFLQENKIRNVSLDDLLLKFIFISVLVIATLWLMPAERPFEYSNLNVNSIAPEEIIAPFKFAIQKTPDELEKERQQANLSVPVLFDRNPDILSRQSLTLKQFQEELVNFLKRNNLDGQQRDDTLTRNTKVPVDSFLQVLNIKYSLQLNFDAFLDLYELQRENLLSGWFKVVRNNLSQMYTTGILDRSKAEFQEKQIVVSENSIETTYNPEDLLEIREANNLVKSQLQNQFPQNQRVLRLAEQILPGFLIPNLNYNEKITQTRKEEAVHDVPLTRGYVEQDERIIDSNEKITDEVYQKLRSLEIAQKERSATQQGWQQIKFHGGRLLFALTMIFLTVVYLYYYRRQIFRNNLMVGMITLIFLIELFLAGLVEKFTDWSQLTIPIILAPMLLAMLLDFGVAFISVVTLGLILGSTLAYDYQFTFMALIVGSVSIFSVQKIRNRRQMFRAIFYILMGYFLVHLIFGLMHYKPINEIFTEFIYYLLPNAILTPTIVYFMIGIFERFFDVTTDISLLELSDLNHPLLKQLSVKAPGSFHHSIVVANLAEAGALAIRANALLTRVGCYFHDVGKMDKPEYFVENQHGGINKHDNLSPHMSYLILVNHVKEGLKMAEKHKLPNAVRQFVAEHHGTTVVSYFYNKAIQNADETEVRESDFRYPGPMPQSKETAICMLADTVEAASRTLKDPSPQRIRNIVEQLVDHKIKESQLDECDLTFKEIDQIKEAFIPILTGIHHLRIEYPESDKEKKGSREKNGKPAETSREKQQPKEKSTNGDSKSSQTDTPNPEIKSDSSHENNH, from the coding sequence ATGAAAAACTGGCATAAACGCTGGAAAAATTTCGTTAACTTCCTTCAGGAAAACAAAATTCGCAACGTTTCTCTGGACGACCTGCTGCTAAAATTTATTTTTATCAGCGTGCTGGTAATTGCCACACTGTGGCTGATGCCTGCTGAACGCCCGTTCGAATACAGCAATCTGAACGTAAACAGCATCGCGCCGGAAGAAATTATTGCCCCGTTCAAATTTGCCATCCAAAAAACACCGGATGAGTTGGAAAAGGAACGCCAACAAGCCAATTTAAGCGTGCCCGTTCTGTTCGATCGCAACCCGGATATCCTCAGCCGCCAATCGCTGACGCTAAAGCAATTTCAGGAAGAGCTGGTTAATTTTCTAAAACGCAACAATCTGGATGGTCAGCAGCGCGATGATACGCTCACCCGAAACACAAAAGTTCCGGTCGATAGTTTTTTGCAGGTGCTCAACATAAAATATTCGCTTCAATTAAATTTTGATGCATTTCTGGATTTGTATGAGCTTCAGCGGGAAAACCTGTTATCGGGCTGGTTCAAAGTCGTTCGCAACAATTTAAGCCAGATGTATACAACCGGCATTCTCGATCGCAGCAAAGCGGAATTTCAGGAAAAACAAATCGTTGTGTCCGAAAACAGTATCGAAACAACTTATAATCCGGAAGATTTGCTGGAAATCCGCGAGGCAAACAATCTGGTAAAAAGCCAACTGCAAAACCAGTTCCCCCAAAACCAGCGGGTGCTTCGTTTGGCAGAGCAAATTTTGCCGGGGTTTCTGATTCCGAACCTGAATTACAACGAAAAAATTACCCAAACGCGTAAAGAAGAAGCCGTTCATGATGTGCCGCTAACCCGCGGCTATGTTGAGCAGGATGAACGAATCATCGACAGTAACGAAAAAATAACCGACGAAGTTTACCAGAAATTGCGGTCGCTGGAAATCGCCCAAAAAGAACGTTCCGCCACCCAACAAGGCTGGCAACAAATCAAGTTTCATGGCGGGCGGTTGCTGTTTGCGTTGACGATGATTTTTCTGACAGTTGTCTACCTTTATTATTATCGTCGGCAAATTTTCCGCAACAACTTGATGGTGGGGATGATCACCTTGATTTTCCTGATCGAATTATTTTTGGCCGGTTTGGTGGAAAAATTTACAGATTGGTCGCAACTGACAATCCCAATTATTCTGGCGCCAATGCTGCTGGCAATGCTGTTGGATTTTGGCGTTGCTTTTATCAGCGTTGTTACGCTGGGATTAATTTTGGGTTCTACTTTGGCTTACGATTATCAATTTACATTTATGGCGCTGATTGTCGGCAGTGTTTCCATTTTTTCGGTGCAAAAAATTCGCAATCGCCGGCAAATGTTCCGGGCCATTTTTTACATTTTGATGGGCTATTTTCTGGTTCACCTGATTTTTGGATTGATGCATTACAAACCCATCAACGAAATTTTTACGGAATTTATCTACTATTTGCTGCCCAACGCGATTTTGACACCCACAATCGTTTATTTTATGATCGGGATTTTCGAGCGATTTTTTGATGTTACCACAGACATTTCCCTTCTCGAATTATCCGATCTCAACCACCCGTTGCTAAAACAGCTTTCGGTTAAAGCGCCGGGCAGCTTTCACCACAGCATTGTTGTGGCCAATTTGGCGGAAGCCGGGGCATTGGCGATTCGCGCGAATGCGCTGCTGACCCGGGTGGGCTGCTATTTTCACGATGTTGGGAAAATGGACAAACCCGAATATTTTGTGGAAAATCAGCACGGCGGCATCAACAAACACGACAATTTATCGCCGCATATGAGCTACCTGATTTTGGTGAATCACGTTAAAGAAGGGCTCAAAATGGCGGAAAAGCACAAGCTGCCCAACGCAGTCCGGCAATTTGTGGCCGAACATCATGGCACAACGGTGGTATCGTATTTTTACAATAAAGCGATCCAAAATGCCGATGAAACCGAAGTTCGTGAAAGCGATTTCCGCTATCCCGGACCGATGCCGCAATCCAAAGAAACCGCTATTTGCATGCTGGCGGATACGGTCGAAGCCGCCTCCCGGACGCTAAAAGATCCGTCACCGCAACGTATTCGCAATATTGTGGAACAACTGGTGGATCACAAAATTAAGGAAAGCCAGTTGGACGAATGCGATCTGACATTTAAAGAAATTGATCAGATCAAAGAAGCATTTATTCCGATTTTGACAGGCATTCACCACCTGCGCATCGAATATCCGGAAAGCGACAAAGAGAAAAAAGGCAGCCGGGAAAAGAATGGCAAACCTGCGGAAACCTCCCGGGAAAAGCAGCAGCCTAAAGAAAAATCGACCAATGGTGACAGCAAATCGTCACAAACAGATACGCCCAATCCAGAAATTAAAAGCGACTCATCCCATGAAAACAACCATTGA
- a CDS encoding outer membrane protein transport protein, whose protein sequence is MMGKSLFSTIACLLLSSSLMAGGFSIGEFGARSASMGNAVVAQAYDASTLFYNPAGLGFLKGTHFYGGITGIAAKSRFIGADPVFDQTIHKGKDQFFPPVGIHLTHQLTDKFAAGISLTNPFGLGVAWKDDFPGRFISKDVTLQTFYLTPVVSYRINENLSIGVGAQIIFSNVNLQRNILLFNTEGVGGTGTEVGTVELDGAATRRLVFQAV, encoded by the coding sequence ATGATGGGTAAATCTTTATTTTCAACAATCGCCTGCCTGTTGCTCAGCAGCTCGCTGATGGCTGGCGGGTTTAGCATTGGTGAATTTGGGGCGCGTTCCGCATCAATGGGAAATGCCGTTGTTGCACAGGCGTATGATGCATCCACGCTGTTTTATAACCCTGCAGGGCTTGGTTTTTTAAAGGGGACGCACTTTTATGGCGGTATTACGGGTATCGCTGCCAAATCCCGTTTTATTGGCGCTGACCCGGTTTTTGACCAGACGATCCACAAAGGAAAAGATCAGTTTTTCCCGCCGGTGGGTATCCACCTGACTCACCAGCTTACAGACAAGTTTGCGGCTGGTATTTCATTAACCAACCCCTTTGGACTGGGTGTGGCATGGAAAGATGATTTTCCGGGGCGTTTTATTTCCAAGGATGTGACCTTGCAAACTTTTTATTTGACACCCGTAGTTTCTTACCGGATAAACGAAAATCTGAGCATCGGCGTTGGGGCACAGATTATTTTTTCCAATGTAAATTTACAACGGAATATCCTCCTTTTCAATACGGAAGGTGTTGGCGGAACCGGCACAGAAGTTGGTACCGTTGAGTTGGATGGGGCGGCGACCCGACGTTTGGTTTTTCAGGCGGTTTAA
- a CDS encoding histidine kinase — MQKKQSVTIRVKPNLLPDDEQVFIVGNHEQLGNWRPDAIPMVPNPEGDGYWIREFQFRKNIEIEYKFTRGSWDSEAADESGTPVGNFRFLVDSDVTISQEVDTWRDIARQNAEKTVHTRVTGTVKYHRDLSDGILAQRDLIVWLPESYATNSDKHYPVLYMHDGQNVFDPITAYTGYDWQADETATRLIREGRIRDIIIVGIYNTNDRLEEYSASPLGEAYRRFVVETVKPLIDSNYRTLPGRAHTATIGSSMGGLVSFLLAWHHPDIFGMASCLSPSFIFRKNQAIRQIKKSALPAQPLKIFMDCGGIGGERLLHRGCKRVLRTLRFKGFMAHHTIYFSYFRNHRHAEQDWAKRLENHLELLFGEQ, encoded by the coding sequence ATGCAGAAAAAACAATCTGTTACTATTCGCGTAAAACCGAACTTGCTGCCCGATGACGAACAAGTTTTCATCGTTGGAAATCACGAACAATTGGGAAACTGGCGCCCGGATGCCATCCCGATGGTGCCAAACCCGGAAGGTGACGGCTATTGGATTCGCGAATTCCAGTTCCGCAAAAATATAGAAATCGAATACAAATTCACGCGCGGCAGCTGGGATTCCGAAGCGGCAGATGAATCCGGAACTCCGGTCGGCAATTTCCGCTTTCTGGTAGACAGCGACGTCACCATTTCGCAGGAAGTGGACACATGGCGGGATATTGCCCGGCAAAACGCCGAAAAAACCGTCCACACCCGCGTTACCGGAACGGTAAAATATCACCGGGATCTCAGCGACGGCATACTCGCACAGCGCGATTTGATTGTCTGGCTGCCGGAAAGTTATGCGACGAACAGCGACAAACACTATCCGGTTTTATACATGCACGACGGGCAAAACGTGTTCGATCCGATTACCGCATACACCGGATACGATTGGCAAGCCGATGAAACCGCAACCCGGCTCATCCGGGAAGGTCGCATTCGCGACATCATTATTGTTGGCATTTACAACACAAACGACCGGCTGGAGGAATACTCCGCATCGCCGCTGGGCGAAGCATATCGGCGGTTTGTTGTGGAAACCGTCAAACCGCTGATCGACAGCAATTACCGGACATTGCCGGGGCGGGCACACACCGCAACCATCGGCTCATCGATGGGCGGGTTGGTTTCTTTTCTGCTGGCCTGGCATCACCCGGATATTTTTGGGATGGCCAGCTGCCTTTCGCCATCATTTATATTCCGGAAAAATCAGGCTATCCGGCAAATCAAAAAGAGCGCGTTACCGGCGCAACCGCTCAAAATTTTTATGGATTGCGGCGGTATCGGCGGGGAACGCCTGCTGCATCGCGGCTGCAAACGCGTGTTGCGCACCCTCCGTTTCAAAGGATTTATGGCGCACCACACGATTTATTTTTCATATTTTCGAAATCACCGCCATGCCGAACAAGACTGGGCGAAACGCCTGGAAAATCATTTGGAATTATTGTTTGGAGAGCAATAA